One genomic window of Arachis hypogaea cultivar Tifrunner chromosome 8, arahy.Tifrunner.gnm2.J5K5, whole genome shotgun sequence includes the following:
- the LOC112707075 gene encoding uncharacterized protein, whose amino-acid sequence MLLHQSKYIVIHHCSGFWERNKYKHTHTMSSSARNWIVAASVGVVEAMKDQGVCRWNYALRNVQQHVKSHVRSFSQPKQQFSSSSSAAAMISTTTVLKRSQKAKQSEESLRTVMYLSCWGPN is encoded by the coding sequence ATGTTACTTCATCAATCAAAATACATAGTTATTCATCACTGTTCAGGTTTTTGGGAGAGGAACAAATACAAACATACACACACTATGAGTAGCTCAGCTAGAAATTGGATTGTGGCTGCTAGTGTTGGAGTTGTGGAGGCTATGAAGGACCAAGGTGTGTGCAGGTGGAACTATGCTCTTAGAAATGTTCAACAACATGTGAAGAGCCATGTTAGATCGTTTTCACAACCAAAGCAgcagttttcttcttcttcttctgctgctGCTATGATCTCCACTACTACAGTACTCAAGAGGTCCCAGAAAGCTAAGCAATCAGAGGAATCATTAAGAACAGTCATGTACTTATCTTGTTGGGGTCCTAACTAA
- the LOC112707074 gene encoding uncharacterized protein gives MSKSWMVAASLGAVETLKDQLGVCRWNFVIRNAQQHLKNHVRSMSQAKTTLSSSSSALVSTKLKDNKGEESLRTVMYLSCWGPN, from the coding sequence ATGAGTAAGTCATGGATGGTGGCAGCAAGTCTGGGAGCTGTGGAGACATTGAAGGACCAGTTGGGTGTGTGTAGGTGGAACTTTGTCATAAGAAATGCTCAGCAGCACCTCAAGAACCATGTTAGATCCATGTCTCAAGCAAAGAccactctctcatcttcttcttctgctcTTGTTTCCACCAAATTGAAGGACAACAAGGGAGAAGAGTCCTTGAGGACTGTCATGTACTTAAGTTGCTGGGGTCCAAATTGA
- the LOC112707077 gene encoding vesicle-associated protein 4-2, whose protein sequence is MAVESEKSGSDGKGWSFCRMPFWQTTHAPSSSSSSSSTSYMHNVHQQNQGLQSLDRSTQNQSSGMVSSVAKSLLPTRRRLRLDPPNKLYFPYEPGKQVRSAIAIKNTSKSHVAFKFQTTAPKSCYMRPPGGILAPGESIIATVFKFVEPPENNEKPLDQKSRVKFKIMSLKVKGEMDYVPELFEEQRDQVAVEQILRVIFLDPERPSPALDKLKRQLAEAEAALEAQKKPPEETGPRLAGEGLVIDEWKERRERYLARQQVEGVVDSV, encoded by the exons ATGGCGGTGGAGAGTGAGAAATCAGGGTCTGATGGTAAAGGTTGGAGCTTTTGCAGAATGCCGTTTTGGCAAACAACGCATgcaccttcttcatcttcttcttcttcctcaacatCTTATATGCACAATGTTCATCAGCAAAACCAGGGTCTTCAATCTCTTGATAGATCCACCCAGAATCAGTCTTCAGGAATGGTTTCTTCTGTGGCAAAGTCTCTGCTTCCTACAAGGAGGAGGCTCCGTCTTGATCCTCCCAACAAACTCTACTTTCCTT ATGAACCTGGCAAGCAAGTTAGGAGTGCAATCGCGATTAAAAACACTAGCAAGTCTCATGTAGCTTTCAAG TTTCAAACAACTGCACCGAAAAGTTGTTATATGCGCCCTCCAGGTGGTATTCTTGCACCTGGAGAAAGCATTATTGCCACTG TGTTTAAGTTTGTCGAGCCACCAGAGAACAATGAGAAACCACTTGACCAAAAAAGCAGGGTTAAGTTCAAAATCATGAGCCTCAAAGTGAAGGGAGAAATGGACTATGTACCAGAACTG TTTGAGGAGCAAAGAGATCAAGTGGCTGTAGAGCAAATTCTGCGGGTCATCTTCCTTGACCCGGAACGCCCTAGCCCT GCTTTGGATAAGCTTAAACGGCAGTTGGCCGAGGCCGAGGCTGCACTGGAAGCTCAGAAGAAACCCCCGGAGGAGACAGGTCCTCGACTCGCCGGAGAAGGTCTAGTTATTGATGAATGG aaagaaagaagagaacgaTACTTGGCTCGGCAGCAGGTCGAAGGTGTCGTGGATTCAGTGTAA
- the LOC112707076 gene encoding uncharacterized protein, whose amino-acid sequence MLLHQSKYIFITCSGFLGEELIHTYTHTMSSSARNWIVAASVGVVEAMKDQGVCRWNYALRNVQQHVKSHVRSFSQPKQQFSSSSSAAAMISTTTVLKRSQKAKQSEESLRTVMYLSCWGPN is encoded by the coding sequence ATGTTACTTCATCAATCAAAATACATATTCATCACTTGTTCAGGTTTTTTGGGAGAGGAACTAATACATACATATACACACACAATGAGTAGCTCAGCTAGAAATTGGATTGTGGCTGCTAGTGTTGGAGTTGTGGAGGCTATGAAGGACCAAGGTGTGTGCAGGTGGAACTATGCTCTTAGAAATGTTCAACAACATGTGAAGAGCCATGTTAGATCGTTTTCACAACCAAAGCAgcagttttcttcttcttcttctgctgctGCTATGATCTCCACTACTACAGTACTCAAGAGGTCCCAGAAAGCTAAGCAATCAGAGGAATCATTAAGAACAGTCATGTACTTATCTTGTTGGGGTCCTAACTAA